The sequence below is a genomic window from Armatimonadota bacterium.
GACTGTTGTCTTCTATTGAAACCTTTGGTGCGGATTGGAGAGTGGTAATTTTGCAATCCTTTGTTGGTTGTCGATAATGGTATTCATCACCTACATCGCCGCCATCCTCAAGAATTCCAAGACCGCTATATGCCAGGCCGCCTTCTGCCTCGCCAACCTCAGCCTGCTTGTCCAAAAGCGTGATGGTTCCTTCGAATATATTCACCGCTATTGTTTCGTTGGATAGAGCACCTTCCCAGTAAAGTTGATTAGTAAGGCAATTTTCGAATTTAGGAATCCTTGGCATAGGATTAATGGAGTAGGTTTTGTAACCACATGCCGGCACGTTTTCTGCGATAAACTCAACTAGAAAACGCCTGACCATGACCGAGCGCGGAAGTTCAATAGGAGATAGCACTTGTTTGGCAGCAATGCTTCGGTCAAGAAGTTTATACGGAATGCGCTTGCCATGAGAATCGAGTATCTCAATTGCCTTGACGTCTTTTGAATAGTCAATAGTTGGCTCCCCCCTAACGGGCTCGCCAAGTGGGAACTCGATGGTTGCTGTTACCCTATCCGTACGTGGCCAACTGAGCGGATTAAAGACAACCAGGCTTTCGTGAAGCGTGTTTATTGCAGAGGCTAGGTATTCTAGACTTCGATTGGTAAGTTCCTGGGCAATTTGTTGGACTTGAGCAAACCTCGTCATCATTTCATCGTGAACTTGGTCGATGCTGCAGCCGCAGATACTGTCGTGAGGATGATTTTGCATTAGCAACTTCCAGGTGTAGAGCAGAAAGTCGGAGGGGTATTCATTGCCAATCATCCAGGCGAATGAAGAGAGGGGCTCTGCATATTTTTCCAACCATATCTCACACTCATTATTTGCCTGTTTTAAATACATGCGGCTGGAGAGAGTGCCAGCGAGTACTGATTCACCTCTGTCCTCACGGAGCTCACCTCTGATTACTTCAAGCTCCAACTTATTTTTCTTAATATCCTTTTGAACAGCTTCGATATATGCGGGCAGCGTACTATGGACGAGTTTATCTTCCTTTAATTGTTCGTTGACCCGCTGAATGATTTTAGAGAGATTCTCTTGCGGCTCAAGATGGTCAACGCCGTTCATTAAAAGAAGTTGCGACGTTGCTGCGTGAGGCGCCATCATATCCCGGATGCGTTTTGTGTATTCGACTGCTTCCTCTGTATCTGAAGGGAATCTTTGCGCGTTGTTGTACCAGAAAGCCATTAGGGAAGCGAGAACCTGTGAACCATCGGGCGATTCCCAGATGAATTCCATTTTTCTGCCGTCAGTGAGTTGAAGCCCTCGTCCGAATATGCAGCTTTTTATCCCAAACTCTTGCAGAATCTGAGGCATCTGAGATATGTTGCCGAACTGGTCTGGGAGATAGCCGACCTTCATTATGTTGCCAAACTTCGATGCAATGCGGTGGCCTATCAGTAGGTTTCGTATCGTGGATTCACCGCTTACCAGGAACTCGTCATTTAGCTGATACCATGGGCCGATTAGTATTCGTCCTTCCTGAATGTATCTTCGGAGCTTTTCCTCGTCCTGTGGTCGAATCTGAAGATAGTCCTCTAAAATTATCGTTTGCCCATCGAGGTTGAAGTGTTTAAAATCTGGGTCGGTGTCGAGGATATGAAGCAAGTGGATGATGAGATCCACGAGCCTAATGCGGAATTTTTGGAACGTTAGATACCACTCGCGGTCCCAATGAGTATGGGAGACCACATGCATGGTATAACTCATCAAATCCCTCCATTTCAAATTCTTTGGGAAAAGGCATGCTTTTGAAGCACGCTTCTCACGTTTATTCGAATTATGCTCTTTTGTGCGTCCACCTTACAGCTAGTATTTTGCTTTATCTATGACCTCAATCTCGCGTCCGAGTAACCGATACACCGTTACTGTGTTCGTCCGAGGATTGGCAACCGCGAACATTGGAGTGTCCGGATACGCAGTGAGCTGGGTAATAGCAGGAGTAATAATTTTTGCCGATGGCAGCAGCCAAGCGCCTAGTACGGCTCCGACGAGCAACGCGATTAGTGAGATAAGCAAGTATCTAGCCCACATAGTTTACCCTCCTGCCAACCGTACCATTCTTGTATACAGCTGGCTTTTCCTTCTTACCCAACATGCTGCTGTTACAATCAAGTTAGCCAACTATTTTTGGTTTGTAAGCGAATTCGCGTGTTTTATGGAAGAATGGGAAATGTAAATAATTATTATGAGGAATGTATGTTCCTTGTTTTTGGCTAAATGGCATGCTAAACTATCGTTGGATAGTAAAGTTACTCAGTGCTCTATAACTGGGGGTGAAACATCCTGCCAATGCTGGGCGTCAGAATTTATGAACACAGTAGGCAAGGGTGGAGCATCTGCACTATGTTGTATCAACGTGCTTTGGTATATGCACTTTCCATAGCGTTATTAATCGGATTTCTTTGCCCTGTCGCCTTTGGACAGGAGCTAGCAGGGCGAACGGCAAATATTAGTTCCTCGGCGAACTACTATGCGGCGAGCTCTGTTAGCGGATTACAGTCTCTCACAGGCGTAGTTGATGTCTTCCTTGGCAAAAACACAAAGGGACCTTACTATTTATCCTGGCGGCCGATTGAGGAAGGTACTGAGAACGTTCAGCTTAATGGTAGACGACTTCAGCGAGGGAAAGATTACACTATTGACTCAGCATCTGGAACGATTGCCTTCTCCGAACCTGCTGACGAAAAAAGCATCGTTCGCGTTGAGTATTCTCGTGACCCGAAAAAAGCCGTGCAGAATACTGCGCCAACAGTACTTCCGATGACATACGATCTTCTCAAAAAGGAGAATTCAAGTCTCCAGTTGCTTGGCTTATATAAGCAAGGTGATCCTAATAAGCAGAATTCAGCAGACCTAACGGTTTTCGGTTTCACCGGCGAGCGAAAATCTAAGGAATCTACCATTTCCTCAATGTTTCTTTACGGGAGCGATGACGGCTCCAGTGGACCCAGTTCAAACAAGTCTTTTCTTGACCAGGCGGCGCTTAAGTTGGGCGGTTCTACTGCCACGGATAATTTCCAGCTAAGAACCTCTTATATGAGAATTGGAGAGCATTTTGCTGGCGCAAAGGAATACAAGCTCCAGCAAGGTTCTGAAGCAATGGACTTGCTTGCAACTTACAGGCCAACGGATATTCTTACCCTAAGTAGTTCATTCACGCGTAGCGAGAACCTCAAGGAGGAAAAGAAGGGCGAGGTTCTTTCTACCAGCGAGCATAAAATAATTGTTGACCCCAAAGATTCGTCCAAGCTGACCCTGTCGCATAAGGAAGTAAACAAAGAAAAACCCGATGTAGCCGAACAAAAGACTATCACCGACAGGTTTCAGCTTGAAGGCAAGCTAGGTGAGAGTACCTCAGCTACAGCAATCCATGAGACGACGAATACTCTGGTAGGAGATGTTGGCAGCAAGGTCACAACAAATGAGCTAATGCTTAATACTGCTGCCGCACCAAATATGGCGGTTAAGAGCAAAATCATGCAGAAAGACTCCAGCGAGACTGGCGAAGAAGTAAGATTAAATTTCGACGTAGACGCAACACCATCAAAATTGGTGGGAATCAATCTCGGTATCAGCCACATAGATGCGGATGCGGCTGGGCGGGACGATTCTCAAACCCTTAAGCTTACGGCAAACCCAAGCTCGCGATTAAGCTTCGAGATGGGTTTTGCACGCAGAGATTCTTCCCAGAAGGGCGACGAAGAAGGTCAAACCTTGAAGCTTACATCTAATTTGACGCAGAAACTTAAGCTGGAAATGGATTACGCAAACCTTGACTCGAACATCGGAGAGTCAAAGGAAGTTGGAAACCTACGTCTCCAAACTTCGCCTATGGAATATATGACAATATTTGCAGCCCTCGGCCAACAAGAGATTGGCGATGTTCGCAGTTTAAGCAGGGAGGCTCGGATGGAGTTGCGTCCATTCAAGCATACTGCCTTGAGCGGCGGCTATAAAGAGGTTGAAAGTAATGGTTCTACAGTTGCCCGGGTTACGGAAATCAGCGCTTCTACAAAACCAGCGGATTTTGTAGAATTCTCGGGTGCGTACAAGCAACGCGAGGCAGACAATCAAGAAGACATTGATTCTCTGAACCTAACTTTGAAACTTGATGCAGGTGGGCCATTCAAATTCTTTGGCACATACGTGTCGAATCCGGAGGAGAAGGGCATCGTCCAGCGAACTCTTAGACAGACGCTTGGACTCACATCTGACCTTGGCAGGCTAAAGTTGCGTGGTGGTTTAACTCTAAAGGACGATTACATGGCTAGCAAACGTAGCGAAATAACCGAAGTCGGCATGGATTACCGTCTGTCTCCAAGGTCTACGATTTCAACCGGATACAAGCTTGATGAATATGTTGGGCAAGGTGTGCTTGACACAACGAGTTACTTCTTGGGCTATACTCGCCGTGTTGGTTCGGATTTCAATCTATATTTGGGCGGAAAGTTGACAACATACGATGGCGACATAGCTTTGATGGAAAACCGCACCGAGTATGAAGCCGAGGCAAGACTAGGAATAAAATTCTAACAACGCCCTATGTTTTGGGAATTCTCGATAAAAAGGAGGATTAAGTGCCACAAACCGAATTAAGACCAATTGCTGGAGCTTGCAGGCATCTCAGAGGCCGATATAAGGTTGAGCAGAGAGGACGCTCGCCAGTTCCCGAGCTTGAACTAATAAGATATGAGTGCGAGCGTAAATATCCTGTTGAGAGCGATGAAGAAGTAGAGAAATGCATGGCAGCAAGACTTGAGTGCTGGCGTGAAGCGGGTGTGTCGAAAAAAAGAGAATCGTCCGCTGAAGAAACTTCTTGATTTGTGATCCGTTAATAATTTATGGACTTACATAAGCAGATAGGGCTTGGTATCAGTTGGCTTTAAATCTATCCAATACCAAGCCCTATCTGCGTTGTTTCAAGGCGAGGAGAAGGAGGCTGCTCTTTGCCGACGTTTGGGCTGTCGTTTTTTCTTCTTCTACGCCGCTAGTGTTTGCATTGAGATTGATTGTTTTGCTACAAGTCTTTTGATATCAAGGCCGGACCAAGTCAAGGCGATTTCCTCCGTTAATCGTGGACTTAGAAGTTCGGAGTTTATTTCTGCCCTCAAAACTGCATCGGACTCATCGTGTACTGCGATTTCGTCGTCCATATGCCGACCTTCTGGCAAATTGAATCCTGGTCCAAGTACCGACCCGAAGACTTTTGCGTTTCTACCAACAGTAGTTTTAGGGCTCAAAATGCTGTGGGTTATATGGGCTCTTTCATCTACCAGGCTAAGATCGCCGATAACTGCAAATCTCCCAAGTGAGGCATTGCGGCGGACAATTGTGCCGTTGCCGACATAGCAAGGTCCCGAAAGCTTTACCGATGGATGAATGTCTGATTTAGCCCCCAACCATATTCCATTGGCAACCTGGTTCGCTGGTAGGTTGAGCTTAACCTTCCCAACCAGCGCATCAAAATGTACGTTTCGGTACTGTGCTAAGTTGCCAACATCACACCAATAGCCCTGCGTTCTGACAGCATAGAATGGTTCTTGATTCTGAAGCAACCTGGGGAATAAGTCTTTGCTAAAATCATAGAAAGCGTCATATGGTATTGAGCTCAATACCTCCGGCTCGAGTACGTATATGCCGGTATTGACGGTATTTGTAAACACTTCTGAGGGACTAGGTTTTTCGATAAAGCGCTTAATCTTACCATCTTTGGCGGTCTCAACTATCCCAAATTGTGTGGGGTTTGTGACCTCATAGAGTAGCATTGTAGCAATGGCTGACTTTTTACGATGAAACTCAATTGCAGCTGTCAGGTCAAGGTCGGTTACTGCGTCGCCCGAGATAACGAGAAAAGTTCCATTAAGTACAGGCTGGATTCTCCTCAATCCGCCGGCTGTTCCTTTCGGCGTATCTTCAAGTGAGTACTGGATGTTTACGCCCCATCTAGAGCCCCCTCCGAAATAATCAATGATTTGTTCTGCCTTGTACGCTAGTGTGATTACTATGTCGCGGATGTCATGTCGTTTTAAAAGCTCAATTGTGTGTTCTAAAACCGGTTTATTAAAGAGGTTGACCATTGGCTTGGGAGTGGTAGAGGTAAGGGGGTGAAGGCGTGTTCCCTTGCCGCCGGCAAGAATCACAGCTTGCATACGGTATACCTCCTTGGGGTGGTGTTAGTTAGTTTGCCCGGCAAAATTACCAGCATCTTTGCGCGCGGCTCGTAAAAAAATTATCGGCTGAAATTGTGCAAAAACTTAGGATATCTGGAGGTTCTTTGCGAACAATATTTTCGAAGGCCTAATCTTAGCCTCTATAAAGTTTAATAAAACCCTAGCTTCTGGGTGTTAAGAAATGCATTTGGACAATAGCTACAAATCCATCAGGAGGTAAAACATGTCTATCGTTACTGGAGTAATAGGCTGTGGAAGCTTTGCTCGCGGTATTCACCTTCCG
It includes:
- a CDS encoding alpha-mannosidase; this encodes MSYTMHVVSHTHWDREWYLTFQKFRIRLVDLIIHLLHILDTDPDFKHFNLDGQTIILEDYLQIRPQDEEKLRRYIQEGRILIGPWYQLNDEFLVSGESTIRNLLIGHRIASKFGNIMKVGYLPDQFGNISQMPQILQEFGIKSCIFGRGLQLTDGRKMEFIWESPDGSQVLASLMAFWYNNAQRFPSDTEEAVEYTKRIRDMMAPHAATSQLLLMNGVDHLEPQENLSKIIQRVNEQLKEDKLVHSTLPAYIEAVQKDIKKNKLELEVIRGELREDRGESVLAGTLSSRMYLKQANNECEIWLEKYAEPLSSFAWMIGNEYPSDFLLYTWKLLMQNHPHDSICGCSIDQVHDEMMTRFAQVQQIAQELTNRSLEYLASAINTLHESLVVFNPLSWPRTDRVTATIEFPLGEPVRGEPTIDYSKDVKAIEILDSHGKRIPYKLLDRSIAAKQVLSPIELPRSVMVRRFLVEFIAENVPACGYKTYSINPMPRIPKFENCLTNQLYWEGALSNETIAVNIFEGTITLLDKQAEVGEAEGGLAYSGLGILEDGGDVGDEYHYRQPTKDCKITTLQSAPKVSIEDNSPISATFRLDMTLKLPKSAQSNERERSEEVVDCPVTTWITVSAKSPRVDVVTEFENQAKDHRLRVLFPSGIETNVSHAEGQFDVITRPIRPPKEWHDAAPFYPQRWWVDVNDGKKGLTIINKGLPEYEVYDDEARTIALTLLRCVGRLSGSGETPTAIPTPGAQCLGKHRFEYAILPHKGTWEDAMVWRQAYQFNVKMLAIQTGVHKGKLPAEHSFIEVDAPSLVITAIKKAEDRDSLIVRFFNISEQNAHNVKIRVDKAISARTVNLNEEPGTELTMESDGSVIIDVPGRKIATLEFNLEK
- a CDS encoding NDP-sugar synthase gives rise to the protein MQAVILAGGKGTRLHPLTSTTPKPMVNLFNKPVLEHTIELLKRHDIRDIVITLAYKAEQIIDYFGGGSRWGVNIQYSLEDTPKGTAGGLRRIQPVLNGTFLVISGDAVTDLDLTAAIEFHRKKSAIATMLLYEVTNPTQFGIVETAKDGKIKRFIEKPSPSEVFTNTVNTGIYVLEPEVLSSIPYDAFYDFSKDLFPRLLQNQEPFYAVRTQGYWCDVGNLAQYRNVHFDALVGKVKLNLPANQVANGIWLGAKSDIHPSVKLSGPCYVGNGTIVRRNASLGRFAVIGDLSLVDERAHITHSILSPKTTVGRNAKVFGSVLGPGFNLPEGRHMDDEIAVHDESDAVLRAEINSELLSPRLTEEIALTWSGLDIKRLVAKQSISMQTLAA